In one Cronobacter dublinensis subsp. dublinensis LMG 23823 genomic region, the following are encoded:
- a CDS encoding ABC transporter permease, translating to MSKAATLKSTPSARHQLFEFFYKWGMLLTVVALVALFGIASDNFLDPFNIINILRSIAIVTVIAIGVSVSLTIGGFDLSVGSTASLANALVISLFVWHGVGTTEAIVITLALCTLVGLFNAFLIVVLKIPDMLATLASLFVIQGVAMTYSYGGSITQNMVLPSGDMAEGVIPDTFSLLGQVPVIVIVMLVVTVVAQLALSLTTHGRRMYAIGGNPEAARLSGIRITRYKVAAYVIASLLAGLGGILLASRIGSSQVNAGSGYLMDAVAAAWIGFSLAGSGKPNALGTLVGAVILGVLSNGLVMLSVPYYAMDIIKGLVLAGALAITYIQRR from the coding sequence GTGAGCAAGGCCGCAACCCTGAAGAGCACGCCGTCGGCGCGCCACCAGCTGTTTGAATTTTTCTATAAGTGGGGAATGTTGCTGACCGTCGTGGCGCTGGTCGCGCTGTTTGGCATCGCGTCGGACAACTTTCTCGATCCGTTTAACATCATCAACATTTTGCGCTCTATCGCCATCGTCACGGTAATCGCCATCGGCGTGTCGGTGTCGCTCACCATCGGCGGGTTCGATCTCTCGGTGGGTTCGACGGCGTCGCTCGCCAACGCGCTGGTGATTTCGCTGTTCGTCTGGCACGGCGTAGGCACAACGGAGGCGATTGTCATTACGCTTGCGCTCTGCACGCTGGTCGGGCTGTTTAACGCGTTTCTTATCGTGGTGCTGAAAATCCCGGACATGCTCGCCACGCTCGCCAGCCTGTTTGTTATCCAGGGCGTCGCGATGACTTACAGCTACGGCGGCTCTATCACGCAAAACATGGTGCTGCCGAGCGGCGACATGGCGGAAGGCGTGATCCCTGACACGTTCAGCCTGCTGGGCCAGGTGCCGGTTATCGTGATCGTGATGCTGGTGGTGACGGTGGTAGCGCAGCTCGCGCTATCGCTCACCACCCACGGTCGGCGTATGTACGCCATCGGCGGCAACCCGGAGGCGGCGCGCCTCTCCGGTATCCGCATCACGCGCTATAAAGTGGCCGCATATGTGATTGCCTCGCTGCTGGCGGGCCTCGGCGGCATCCTGCTTGCCTCGCGCATCGGCTCGTCGCAGGTGAATGCGGGCAGCGGCTACCTGATGGACGCCGTCGCGGCGGCCTGGATTGGGTTTTCGCTGGCGGGCTCCGGCAAGCCGAACGCGCTCGGCACGCTGGTGGGGGCGGTTATCCTCGGCGTGCTCTCCAACGGGCTGGTGATGCTCTCGGTGCCGTACTACGCAATGGACATTATCAAAGGGCTGGTGCTCGCTGGGGCGCTTGCCATCACTTATATCCAGCGACGTTAA
- the mtnK gene encoding S-methyl-5-thioribose kinase: protein MSQYRTFTASDAVAYAQQFGGLSAPDELVSAQEVGDGNLNLVFKIFDKQGVSRVIVKQALPYVRCVGESWPLTLDRARLEAQTLVTHYQHCPQHTVKIHHYDPALAVMVMEDLSDHRIWRGELIRGAHYPQAAQQLGEYLAQTLFHTSDFYLHPHAKKAEVARFINPEMCEITEDLFFNDPYQIHERNNYPAELEPEAAALRDDAALKCAVAALKHRFFSHAEALLHGDIHSGSIFVADGSLKAIDAEFGYFGPVGFDVGTAIGNLLLNYCGAPGQLGIREAAAAREQRLIDIAALWHTFAERFQALAREKTRDAALAEPGYASAFLQKVWADAIGFAGTELIRRSVGLSHVADIDTIRDAEMQHSCLRHAIGLGKALILLAPRIESADELIARVRQYG from the coding sequence ATGTCGCAATACCGAACCTTTACGGCCAGCGATGCGGTGGCTTATGCGCAACAATTTGGCGGACTCAGCGCGCCCGACGAACTGGTCAGCGCGCAGGAGGTCGGCGACGGCAATCTCAATCTGGTGTTTAAAATCTTTGATAAGCAGGGCGTCAGCCGGGTTATCGTTAAACAGGCCCTGCCCTATGTGCGTTGCGTGGGCGAATCCTGGCCGCTGACGCTTGACCGCGCGCGTCTCGAAGCGCAGACGCTGGTGACGCACTACCAGCACTGCCCGCAACATACCGTCAAAATTCACCATTACGATCCGGCGCTTGCCGTGATGGTGATGGAAGATCTCTCCGATCACCGCATCTGGCGCGGCGAGCTTATCCGGGGCGCGCACTATCCGCAGGCCGCACAGCAGCTCGGCGAATACCTGGCGCAGACGCTGTTCCACACCAGCGATTTCTATCTGCACCCGCATGCGAAAAAGGCCGAAGTGGCGCGCTTTATTAACCCGGAGATGTGTGAAATCACCGAAGATCTTTTCTTCAACGATCCGTATCAGATTCATGAGCGCAATAACTACCCGGCAGAGCTTGAGCCCGAAGCCGCCGCGCTGCGTGACGACGCGGCGCTGAAATGCGCCGTCGCCGCGCTCAAGCACCGCTTTTTCTCTCACGCCGAGGCGTTGCTGCACGGCGATATTCACAGCGGTTCGATTTTCGTCGCCGACGGCAGTCTGAAGGCGATTGACGCGGAGTTCGGTTATTTCGGCCCGGTGGGCTTTGACGTCGGGACAGCCATCGGCAATCTGCTGCTGAACTACTGCGGCGCGCCCGGCCAGCTCGGCATCCGCGAAGCCGCCGCCGCGCGCGAGCAGCGCCTTATTGATATCGCCGCGCTGTGGCACACCTTCGCCGAACGTTTCCAGGCGCTGGCGCGCGAGAAAACCCGCGACGCAGCGCTGGCCGAGCCCGGTTACGCCAGTGCGTTTTTACAGAAAGTCTGGGCGGACGCTATCGGTTTTGCCGGCACCGAGTTGATTCGCCGCAGCGTCGGGCTTTCACACGTGGCAGATATCGACACCATTCGTGATGCAGAGATGCAGCATTCATGCCTGCGTCACGCCATCGGGCTCGGCAAGGCGCTTATCCTGCTCGCCCCGCGTATTGAGAGCGCCGACGAGCTCATCGCCCGCGTGCGGCAGTACGGTTAA
- the mtnA gene encoding S-methyl-5-thioribose-1-phosphate isomerase: MQTLQTTSLRVVDNTLWILDQQALPQQKNWLPADTVDALIGHIHALRVRGAPLIGLSASLLLALLAEHGMTRDALGQALEVLRAARPTAVNLMNNLDRMKQALAQPDYATALGAEALRLVQEDRELCERIARAGSALVTPGSRLLTHCNTGGLATAGVGTALGVIARAHEEGNVANVWVDETRPLLQGGRLTAWELGELGVPYQLITDSMAASLMAQGLVDAVWVGADRIAANGDVANKIGTYSLAVLAKFHHVPFYVAAPQTTLDPACPNGAAIPIEQRAAAEVTGVAGSFGAVQWAPEEARVYNPAFDVTPASLISGWVLDGGVVTPEEVAKGRFAG, translated from the coding sequence ATGCAGACACTTCAGACAACCAGCCTGCGGGTGGTGGATAACACACTCTGGATCCTCGACCAGCAGGCGCTGCCGCAGCAGAAAAACTGGCTGCCCGCCGATACTGTCGACGCGCTGATCGGTCATATTCACGCCTTAAGGGTGCGCGGCGCGCCGCTGATTGGCCTGTCGGCGAGCCTGCTGCTGGCGCTGCTGGCGGAACACGGTATGACGCGCGACGCGCTCGGCCAGGCGCTGGAGGTGCTGCGCGCGGCGCGCCCGACGGCGGTAAACCTGATGAACAATCTCGACCGTATGAAACAGGCGCTCGCGCAGCCGGATTACGCGACGGCGCTGGGCGCGGAGGCGCTGCGCCTGGTACAGGAAGATCGCGAACTGTGCGAGCGTATCGCGCGGGCCGGAAGCGCGCTGGTGACGCCCGGCAGTCGTCTGCTGACCCACTGTAATACCGGCGGGCTTGCGACGGCGGGCGTCGGTACGGCGCTCGGCGTGATTGCGCGCGCGCATGAAGAGGGCAACGTGGCGAACGTCTGGGTGGATGAAACCCGACCCCTGTTGCAGGGCGGGCGCTTAACCGCCTGGGAGCTTGGCGAGCTTGGCGTGCCGTATCAGCTCATCACCGATTCGATGGCCGCAAGCCTGATGGCGCAGGGGCTGGTAGATGCCGTCTGGGTCGGCGCGGACAGAATTGCGGCGAACGGCGATGTGGCGAACAAAATCGGCACTTATTCACTCGCCGTGCTGGCAAAGTTTCATCACGTGCCCTTTTACGTGGCGGCCCCGCAGACTACGCTCGATCCGGCCTGCCCGAACGGCGCGGCCATCCCGATTGAACAGCGCGCGGCGGCGGAAGTGACCGGCGTGGCGGGCAGTTTCGGCGCGGTGCAGTGGGCGCCGGAAGAGGCGCGGGTGTATAACCCGGCGTTTGACGTCACGCCTGCTTCGCTGATTAGCGGCTGGGTGCTGGATGGTGGCGTCGTCACGCCAGAGGAAGTGGCGAAGGGCCGTTTCGCCGGGTAA
- a CDS encoding sugar ABC transporter substrate-binding protein, with product MKKLTLSLLALGLLCALPGHAATPAPVPDAIANHNGPVRIAVIRNLGSDDNTTQFVAGAVQEGKKLGFKVSTFLSNGDDAKFQDFVNQAISQKYDGIILSQGRDPYATELVKRIVDAGIKVSVFDTAVKGDIPGVTVTQQDDASLTQLSAGQLVKDFNGKANIIKLWVAGFPPMERRQAAFQEILKQNPGIKELESIGAVSSDVQGDTANKVGAVLAKYPKGKIDAIWGTWDAFSQGAYKALKENGRTEIKLYSIDISNQDLQLMREAGSPWKVSVAVDPKLIGATNVRLIANKLGGEPTPATYDFKAAAIPQAVLASQTGPVNVAALGKLIPGWGQTEDFIAPWFATLEAKSK from the coding sequence ATGAAAAAACTGACGCTCTCTTTACTGGCGCTGGGCCTGCTCTGCGCCCTGCCGGGCCACGCGGCCACGCCTGCCCCGGTGCCGGACGCCATCGCAAACCACAACGGGCCGGTGCGCATCGCCGTTATCCGCAACCTCGGCTCGGATGACAACACCACGCAGTTTGTGGCGGGCGCGGTCCAGGAAGGCAAAAAGCTCGGCTTTAAGGTCAGTACCTTTTTAAGCAACGGCGACGACGCGAAATTCCAGGATTTCGTGAATCAGGCCATCAGCCAGAAATATGACGGCATTATTCTCTCCCAGGGCCGCGACCCGTACGCCACCGAACTGGTGAAGCGTATCGTTGACGCCGGTATTAAAGTCTCGGTGTTTGATACCGCCGTGAAGGGCGACATTCCGGGCGTCACCGTCACGCAGCAGGACGACGCGTCGCTCACGCAGCTTTCCGCAGGCCAGCTGGTGAAGGATTTCAACGGCAAGGCGAACATCATCAAACTGTGGGTCGCGGGCTTCCCGCCGATGGAGCGTCGCCAGGCGGCCTTCCAGGAGATCCTCAAGCAGAACCCCGGTATTAAAGAGCTGGAGTCTATCGGCGCGGTCTCGTCCGACGTGCAGGGCGACACCGCCAATAAAGTGGGCGCGGTGCTGGCGAAATACCCGAAAGGCAAAATTGACGCCATCTGGGGCACCTGGGATGCCTTCAGCCAGGGCGCGTATAAGGCGCTGAAAGAGAATGGCCGCACCGAGATAAAACTCTACAGCATCGATATCTCCAACCAGGATTTGCAGCTGATGCGCGAGGCTGGCAGCCCGTGGAAGGTGAGCGTGGCGGTGGATCCAAAGCTGATTGGCGCGACCAACGTGCGGCTTATCGCCAATAAGCTTGGGGGCGAGCCGACGCCTGCGACCTATGACTTCAAAGCGGCCGCCATTCCGCAGGCTGTGCTGGCAAGCCAGACCGGGCCGGTGAACGTGGCGGCGCTTGGCAAACTCATTCCGGGCTGGGGCCAGACGGAAGATTTCATCGCGCCGTGGTTTGCGACGCTTGAAGCGAAGTCAAAATAA
- the amiA gene encoding N-acetylmuramoyl-L-alanine amidase AmiA, which translates to MSTFKPLKKLTSRRQLLRTGLAALALTGLNQALAKEEKSPALKTSNSHSKPKAKKAGARRLVMLDPGHGGIDTGAIGHNGSKEKHVVLAIAKNVRAILRKNGIDAKLTRSNDTFIPLYDRVEIAHQHGADLFMSIHADGFTSPSAAGASVFALSNRGASSAMAKYLSERENAADDVAGSKVKNKDHYLQQVLFDLVQTDTIKNSLTLGSHILRQIKPVHRLHSRNTEQAAFVVLKSPSIPSVLVETSFITNPQEEKLLGTAAFRQKIATAIANGVISYFNWFDNHKAHSKRG; encoded by the coding sequence ATGAGCACTTTCAAACCCTTAAAAAAACTCACCTCGCGCCGTCAGCTGCTGCGCACCGGTCTTGCCGCGCTGGCGCTCACGGGTCTTAATCAGGCGCTGGCGAAAGAAGAAAAGAGCCCGGCGCTGAAAACCAGTAACAGCCACAGCAAACCGAAGGCGAAAAAAGCGGGCGCGCGCCGTCTCGTGATGCTCGACCCGGGCCACGGCGGCATCGACACCGGCGCTATCGGCCATAACGGCTCGAAAGAAAAGCATGTGGTGCTCGCCATCGCGAAAAACGTCCGCGCGATCCTGCGTAAAAACGGTATCGACGCCAAACTGACGCGCAGCAACGACACCTTTATTCCGCTCTACGATCGCGTCGAAATCGCGCATCAGCACGGCGCGGATCTCTTTATGTCGATTCACGCCGACGGCTTTACCAGCCCCAGCGCCGCCGGCGCGTCCGTCTTCGCGCTCTCGAACCGCGGCGCCAGTAGCGCCATGGCGAAATACCTCTCCGAGCGCGAAAACGCCGCCGATGACGTGGCGGGCAGCAAGGTCAAAAATAAAGATCACTATCTGCAACAGGTGCTGTTCGACCTGGTCCAGACCGACACCATTAAAAACAGCCTGACGCTCGGCTCGCATATTCTGCGCCAGATAAAACCGGTGCACCGCCTGCACAGCCGCAACACCGAGCAGGCAGCGTTCGTGGTGCTGAAATCGCCGTCGATCCCGTCCGTGCTGGTGGAAACGTCCTTTATCACCAACCCGCAGGAAGAGAAACTGCTCGGCACCGCCGCCTTTCGCCAGAAGATAGCGACGGCCATCGCCAACGGGGTGATAAGCTATTTCAACTGGTTTGATAACCACAAAGCCCACTCGAAACGAGGCTAA
- a CDS encoding LVIVD repeat-containing protein has product MTHLPTPDYSRNMRLIGHSDQGGRPDGVQLMVHRGFAYIGHMVSQGVSIVDVRDPARPKAAGFVPAPPGTWNVHLQAHDDLLLVINARDLFADARFADETVYYTRSVGETVRDVADKGWSAGLRVFDISMPDKPREIGFLSLNGIGIHRIWYVGGRWAYVSALIDGFRDYIFLTIDLADPRKPEVAGRWWLPGMNEAAGEQPTWPEGKRYALHHAIIAGDTAYGSWRDGGLTLLDVKDRREPKLIAHRNWSPPFGGGTHTALPLPDRSLLVVLDEAVLDNQQDGEKLIWLFDIREPSNPVSISTFPPPDETDYVAKGAHFGPHNLHENRPGSFVSSTLIFATYQNAGVRAYDISNPYRPVETGALVPAAPAKMMDTRPGRPRVIQSCDVFVDAQGIIYSTDYNGGLSVIEYLG; this is encoded by the coding sequence GTGACGCATTTACCGACCCCAGACTACAGCCGCAATATGCGGCTGATTGGCCACAGCGATCAGGGCGGTCGGCCGGACGGCGTGCAGCTGATGGTGCATCGCGGTTTCGCGTATATCGGCCATATGGTGTCGCAGGGGGTTTCGATTGTCGACGTGCGTGACCCGGCGCGCCCGAAAGCGGCAGGTTTTGTGCCCGCGCCGCCGGGCACCTGGAACGTGCATTTACAGGCGCATGACGATCTGCTGCTGGTTATCAACGCCCGCGACCTGTTCGCCGACGCGCGCTTTGCTGATGAGACGGTGTACTACACCCGCTCGGTGGGCGAGACGGTGCGCGATGTGGCGGATAAAGGCTGGAGCGCGGGGCTTCGGGTGTTTGATATCTCAATGCCCGATAAGCCGCGTGAAATCGGCTTTCTGTCGCTAAACGGTATCGGCATTCACCGCATCTGGTATGTGGGCGGGCGCTGGGCGTATGTCTCGGCGCTGATCGACGGCTTTCGCGATTATATTTTCCTGACCATCGATCTCGCCGACCCGCGCAAGCCCGAAGTGGCGGGGCGCTGGTGGCTGCCCGGCATGAACGAGGCGGCAGGCGAGCAGCCCACGTGGCCGGAAGGTAAACGCTATGCGCTGCACCACGCGATTATCGCGGGCGATACGGCGTATGGCAGCTGGCGCGACGGCGGGCTGACGCTACTGGATGTGAAAGACCGCCGCGAACCAAAGCTTATCGCGCACCGCAACTGGAGCCCGCCGTTTGGCGGCGGCACCCACACGGCGCTGCCGTTGCCGGACCGCTCCCTGCTGGTGGTGCTGGATGAAGCGGTGCTGGATAACCAGCAGGATGGCGAAAAGCTTATCTGGCTGTTTGATATTCGCGAGCCGTCGAACCCGGTGAGCATTTCGACATTCCCTCCGCCGGATGAAACGGATTACGTCGCGAAAGGCGCGCATTTCGGCCCGCATAACCTGCACGAGAACCGCCCAGGCAGTTTTGTGAGTTCGACGCTGATCTTCGCGACGTACCAGAACGCGGGTGTACGCGCTTACGATATCTCCAACCCGTATCGCCCGGTGGAGACCGGCGCGCTGGTGCCCGCCGCGCCTGCGAAGATGATGGATACGCGCCCCGGTCGCCCGCGGGTTATCCAGTCTTGCGACGTGTTTGTGGATGCGCAGGGGATCATTTACAGCACCGATTACAACGGCGGGTTGTCGGTGATTGAGTATCTGGGGTAG
- the hemF gene encoding oxygen-dependent coproporphyrinogen oxidase, with protein sequence MAPDIQRVKAFLLDLQDRICQQLAAVDGDRFVEDAWEREGGGGGRSRVLRDGMVFEQAGVNFSHVHGDAMPASATAHRPELAGRSFEAMGVSLVVHPRNPYVPTSHANVRFFIAEKPGADPVWWFGGGFDLTPFYGFEEDAIHWHCTARDLCAPFGDDVYPRYKKWCDDYFYLKHRQEARGIGGLFFDDLNTPDFDTCFAFMQAVGDGYLDAYLPIVERRKALPWGEREREFQLYRRGRYVEFNLVWDRGTLFGLQTGGRTESILMSMPPLVRWEYGYQPEENSPEAALYRDFLPVRDWV encoded by the coding sequence ATGGCACCGGATATTCAGCGCGTAAAAGCGTTTTTGCTCGATTTACAGGACCGTATCTGCCAGCAGCTGGCCGCCGTTGACGGCGATCGCTTTGTCGAAGACGCCTGGGAGCGCGAAGGCGGCGGCGGCGGGCGCAGCCGCGTCCTGCGCGACGGCATGGTCTTTGAACAGGCGGGCGTTAACTTCTCCCACGTGCATGGCGATGCGATGCCCGCTTCCGCCACGGCGCACCGCCCGGAGCTCGCGGGCCGCAGCTTTGAGGCGATGGGCGTCTCGCTGGTCGTGCATCCGCGCAACCCCTATGTGCCGACGAGCCACGCCAACGTGCGCTTTTTTATCGCCGAAAAACCGGGCGCCGATCCGGTCTGGTGGTTTGGCGGCGGCTTTGACTTAACGCCGTTTTACGGCTTCGAAGAGGACGCCATCCACTGGCACTGCACCGCACGGGATCTCTGCGCGCCCTTCGGCGATGACGTCTACCCGCGCTATAAAAAATGGTGCGACGACTACTTCTACCTGAAGCATCGCCAGGAGGCGCGCGGCATTGGCGGGCTGTTCTTTGACGATCTCAACACGCCCGATTTCGATACCTGCTTTGCGTTTATGCAGGCGGTAGGCGACGGCTATCTCGACGCGTATCTGCCCATCGTTGAGCGCCGTAAAGCGCTGCCCTGGGGCGAGCGCGAGCGCGAATTCCAGCTCTACCGTCGTGGACGCTATGTGGAGTTCAACCTGGTATGGGACCGCGGCACGCTCTTCGGGCTGCAAACCGGCGGGCGAACCGAGTCGATTCTGATGTCGATGCCGCCGCTGGTGCGCTGGGAATATGGCTACCAGCCAGAAGAGAACAGCCCGGAAGCGGCGCTGTACCGGGACTTCCTGCCGGTACGCGACTGGGTGTGA
- a CDS encoding GNAT family acetyltransferase, with the protein MEIRVFRQADFEEVITLWERCDLLRSWNDPEMDIERKLNHDPDLFLVAEVSGEIVGSVMGGYDGHRGSAYYLGVHPEFRGRGIANALLNRLEKKLIARGCPKINIQIREENDIVLGMYERLGYEHQDVISLGKRLIEDQEY; encoded by the coding sequence ATGGAGATACGCGTTTTTCGTCAGGCCGACTTTGAAGAAGTCATCACCCTGTGGGAGCGTTGCGATCTGCTGCGTTCGTGGAACGATCCTGAAATGGATATCGAACGTAAACTCAACCATGACCCGGATCTCTTCCTGGTGGCGGAAGTGAGCGGCGAAATCGTCGGCTCGGTGATGGGCGGCTATGACGGCCATCGCGGTTCGGCGTATTACCTGGGCGTTCACCCGGAGTTTCGCGGGCGCGGCATTGCCAACGCGCTGCTTAACCGGCTGGAGAAGAAGCTCATCGCGCGCGGCTGCCCGAAAATCAATATCCAGATCCGCGAAGAGAACGACATCGTGCTCGGCATGTACGAGCGGCTTGGCTATGAACATCAGGATGTGATTAGCCTCGGCAAACGGCTCATCGAGGATCAGGAATACTGA
- a CDS encoding sugar ABC transporter ATP-binding protein, with product MSLNPRLEMRAISLAFSGFPALTQVDFTLRAGSVHALTGANGAGKSTLMAVLSGIWDHYQGQILLDGAPVSLRSPRDAKALGIHLVQQEVDAALVPGLSIAENIMLDALSEGGLRYRWGETRRRARAALAQLDIALDVNRRIDSCTLAEKQHVLLARALSHHCRYLILDEPTAPLDQHESERLFAVVRRLQAQGMGVVFISHRIHELKAICDTLTVLRDGRLIESGPMAALSGEQIVEKMLGHALDTLYPPRRPAPCDDVLLAVDGLHDDTLLHDISLRLHKGEILGIAGLAGAGKTELCKALFGASKSTLRQGELAGRPWRPTDPADSVARGLALVPEERRKEGIFIDEPIAMNLAASADGSFTRWGLFGRRDAWRWAQEVIQRLGIRASGPGQPLRRLSGGNQQKVAIGKWLRGDNDVLIFDEPTKGVDVKAKTDLFNLIDGLAREGKGIIYASGEFAELVGLCDRICVLWDGRIVAELEGREASEETLLLYSTGGTPA from the coding sequence ATGTCCCTGAACCCGCGTCTTGAGATGCGCGCGATATCCCTGGCCTTTAGCGGCTTCCCGGCGCTCACGCAGGTGGATTTCACCCTGCGCGCGGGCTCCGTACACGCGCTGACTGGCGCCAACGGCGCCGGAAAGTCGACGCTGATGGCGGTGCTCTCCGGTATCTGGGATCACTACCAGGGCCAGATCCTGCTTGACGGCGCGCCTGTCAGCCTTCGCTCGCCGCGCGACGCTAAAGCGCTCGGCATTCATCTGGTGCAGCAGGAAGTGGATGCCGCGCTGGTGCCGGGGCTGAGCATCGCGGAAAACATCATGCTTGATGCCCTGAGCGAAGGCGGCCTGCGCTATCGCTGGGGCGAAACGCGCCGCCGGGCACGCGCCGCGCTGGCGCAGCTCGACATCGCGCTGGACGTAAACCGCCGTATCGACAGCTGCACGCTGGCTGAAAAACAGCATGTGCTGCTGGCGCGGGCGCTCTCTCACCACTGCCGTTACCTGATCCTCGACGAACCCACCGCGCCGCTCGACCAGCACGAGAGCGAGCGTCTTTTCGCGGTCGTGCGCCGTCTGCAGGCGCAGGGCATGGGCGTGGTGTTTATCTCACATCGCATTCATGAGCTGAAAGCCATCTGCGACACCCTGACGGTGCTGCGCGACGGCAGGCTGATTGAGAGCGGGCCGATGGCGGCGCTCTCTGGCGAGCAGATCGTCGAGAAGATGCTGGGCCACGCGCTCGACACGCTCTATCCGCCGCGCCGTCCTGCGCCTTGCGATGACGTCCTGCTGGCGGTTGACGGACTGCATGACGACACGCTGCTGCACGATATTTCGCTGCGCCTGCATAAAGGCGAGATCCTCGGCATCGCCGGGCTGGCGGGCGCCGGGAAAACCGAGCTGTGCAAGGCGCTGTTTGGCGCGAGCAAAAGCACGCTGCGTCAGGGAGAGCTGGCGGGGCGTCCGTGGCGACCCACCGATCCTGCGGATTCCGTGGCGCGCGGGCTGGCGCTGGTGCCGGAAGAGCGGCGTAAAGAGGGCATTTTCATCGACGAGCCGATCGCCATGAATCTCGCCGCCAGCGCCGACGGCAGCTTTACCCGCTGGGGGCTGTTTGGTCGCCGCGATGCCTGGCGCTGGGCGCAGGAGGTTATCCAGCGTCTCGGTATTCGCGCCAGCGGGCCGGGGCAGCCGCTTCGCAGGCTTTCCGGCGGCAATCAGCAGAAAGTCGCCATCGGCAAATGGCTGCGCGGCGATAACGACGTGCTGATTTTCGACGAGCCCACCAAAGGCGTGGACGTGAAAGCCAAAACCGATCTGTTCAACCTGATTGACGGCCTTGCCCGCGAGGGCAAAGGCATTATTTACGCCTCCGGCGAATTCGCCGAGCTGGTGGGCCTGTGCGACCGCATCTGCGTGCTGTGGGACGGGCGCATCGTCGCGGAGCTGGAGGGCCGCGAGGCCAGCGAAGAAACCTTATTACTCTATTCCACCGGAGGAACCCCCGCGTGA
- a CDS encoding oxidoreductase, giving the protein MSDTDIRVVPGPANYYSHPGALARLRDLYTPAQLSRAVWVYGERAIAAARPFLPEAFDAPGARHILFRGHCSERDVSTLAAQAGDDRAVVIGVGGGALLDTAKALARRLGLPVVAIPTIAATCAAWTPLSVWYNDAGQALHFEIFDDANHLVLVEPEIILRAPAEYLLAGIGDTLAKWYEAVVLAPAPDNLPLTVRLGLNAALAIRDVLLAQSEAALDSQKRGALTQDFRDVVDAIIAGGGMVGGLGERYTRVAAAHAVHNGLTVLPQTEKYLHGTKVAYGILVQSALLGQDDVLAQLVSAYQRFNLPTTLAELEVDIHNADALERVIAHTLRPVESIHYLPVTLTPAVLRAAFEKVETFAR; this is encoded by the coding sequence ATGAGCGATACCGATATCCGCGTGGTTCCAGGACCTGCGAATTACTACTCTCATCCGGGCGCGCTGGCGCGTCTGCGCGATCTCTACACCCCGGCGCAGCTCTCCCGCGCGGTATGGGTGTATGGCGAGCGGGCCATCGCCGCCGCGCGCCCTTTCCTGCCGGAGGCGTTCGACGCGCCCGGCGCGCGACACATCCTGTTTCGCGGGCATTGCAGCGAGCGCGACGTCAGCACGCTGGCGGCGCAGGCGGGCGACGATCGCGCCGTGGTGATTGGCGTGGGCGGCGGCGCGCTGCTTGATACGGCTAAAGCGCTGGCGCGCCGTCTCGGCCTGCCGGTGGTCGCCATTCCGACCATCGCCGCCACCTGCGCGGCCTGGACGCCGCTCTCCGTCTGGTATAACGACGCCGGTCAGGCGCTGCATTTTGAGATTTTCGATGACGCCAACCATCTGGTGCTGGTGGAGCCCGAGATAATCCTGCGCGCGCCCGCGGAGTATCTGCTGGCGGGCATCGGCGATACGCTCGCCAAATGGTATGAGGCGGTCGTGCTGGCTCCTGCGCCTGACAACCTGCCGCTCACCGTGCGGCTCGGCCTTAACGCGGCGCTTGCCATTCGCGACGTGCTGCTTGCGCAGAGCGAGGCGGCGCTCGACAGTCAAAAACGCGGCGCGCTGACGCAAGATTTCCGTGACGTGGTCGACGCCATTATTGCGGGCGGCGGCATGGTGGGCGGTCTTGGCGAGCGCTATACGCGCGTCGCGGCGGCGCACGCGGTGCATAACGGCCTGACGGTACTGCCGCAGACCGAAAAATACCTGCACGGCACTAAAGTGGCGTACGGCATTCTGGTGCAGAGTGCCCTGCTCGGCCAGGACGACGTGCTGGCGCAGCTGGTTAGCGCTTACCAGCGCTTTAATCTGCCCACCACGCTTGCCGAACTGGAGGTGGATATTCACAACGCCGACGCGCTGGAGCGCGTTATCGCTCACACCCTGCGCCCGGTGGAATCCATTCACTACCTGCCGGTGACGCTGACGCCCGCCGTCCTGCGTGCGGCCTTTGAAAAGGTCGAAACCTTCGCCCGCTAA